From the genome of Ovis aries strain OAR_USU_Benz2616 breed Rambouillet chromosome 5, ARS-UI_Ramb_v3.0, whole genome shotgun sequence:
GAGATGCAAAGCGGGTTCAGGCCCTGGACAGGAGGTAGAAGATGCTCTATCACTTTAAAATAGAACTTTCGttttgactgcattgggtcttaattgctgcacacaggcttctctctagttgtgatggtGCAGGCTTCAGAGCGTTTGGGCTCTGTAGTTTACAGCACCCGGGCTCTCAAGTTGAGGCTCGAGGACTTAGTAGTTAGGGCGCATGGGCTTGACTGCCTCACAGTATGTGGGGTCCTACTGGCCTCACCAGCGATCGAACCCTCTTCCCCTGtcttggaaggtggattcttccctggaccaccaggaaagtccctaggaGTTCTATCATTACTGAAGATTCACCTGtggttccttcccttcctcttggcTCCCAGGGCCTTGGAGAGGCACAGGGGCTTCTTGAACCCCCAAGCTCACCTCGGAGTACAGGGGCGGTGGGCGGAAGCGGAACTCCTCGATGTAGGCAAAGAAGGGGCCTTCCATGCTCACGTCAGGGTCCTGCAGTAGTGGCAAGAGGCTCTGCTCCATGGCTGCCACCTCCTCATCAGGCACCACCTCGGAGTACTCAGGAGGGGCTGGAATTGAGAGCCAGGGTGGGTGAGGCcggtggaggaggagggcagcccCAGAATCAGGGGCAATGGCCAGGTGGAGCTGGTGTGGTCAGTTctggggctcctgggccgtgtgccCCTGGACTGGGATTCTTGGGGGAGACTCGGGTTGCCAACATGATTGTTCCGGAGCACTTCTACAGATGGGGGCAGTGAGCGAGGCTGGAGGGGAAGAGAGCCAGCCAGGCCTTGCCTGTCTCCCACCCATGCCCACCCACGGCAGGAGGGAGAGTTCACCTTCAGGCCGCTCTGGCAGGACCCCCAGCCCCCAGTCCATCAGGAAGCTGGCATGGCTGCCCACGCTAGATGAGCGGCTGCCGAAAGGGTGCAGGGGGATGGTGCCGATGACCAGTGGGAGCTCCAAGAGCAGCTTGGATGAGCCCGGGATGTCCACACAGACCTGGAGGGAAGCGCCATAATATAGAAGACCAGCCACCCGGGCAGCCCTGGCCACACGCGCCTTCTTACAGGAGGAGGCCCAGAGGTCCCAGCTCTAGcctcagggagggagggggacccCAGgctggttgttgttgctgttcagtaactaagctgtgtccaactccgtgaccccaggggctgcagcaggccaggcttcccagtccttcaccatctccctgagtttgctcaagctcatgtccattgagtcagtgacgtcatccgaccatctcattctctgtctccctcttttcctcctgccctccatctctcCCAGCAAATGCAACCACCCCGGCCTCTGAGGATACTCTACCTTGAGGGCATAGTCCACGTGTAGCACACGACAGTGCAAGATAGAAGGGCCCACGGGAGGGATCCGCAGAGCCCGGCCCTGCCACAGAGCCCGCCGCCCGGGGCCCACAGGCTCCCCCGAGAGGCTAGCCACCACGGCTCGCTTCTGTTTGCGGGCACCTCGCGCCATGAAGGTCTGGGTCTGGATCACAGCTGCCCGAGGCAGCACGGGGCGCGTGGAGCCGTTGTCGATCTCAGCGAAGACAGGGATCACTTCACCTGTTAGATGGAACCGCAGGGCCTCAGGTTCCCCATCTGCAACCCTGACACTGGCCCTTTTCCCAATCCAGGCCCTCCCACCTGTTACCTGGTGTGTAGCCCTTGCGGTCGATCTTGGCTGAGAGGGAGACAAGGCCACGGTTACTGTACCAGGATCGGGCGATCTTTTCCCGGGCTCCGGCTTGAGGGGCCtggttgggggtggaggggaggaaaaGGATGTGAAACTGGTCCCATTGTACCAACCACAGACCCTGTGGAGCTTCTAAACCACCCTCAGCTGAAGGAAGATTTGAGGCAGGGCCTAGCATTCTGGTTTCTAAGagtctgtctgtaaaatgggtccaGGAACGTGACCCATCTCATTAAGCTAAAAACAAGTGAACAAGCCAGGCACTTAGTGTTAATGAGTGCTCAGTAAGCCATTATTATTGTAAGCTCTGATTGTGCCCCCTTTCACAGACAAGGGACGTgtgggaggctcagagagggtgagaCACTCACACAGAGCCAGGAAGCAAACTGGTGCAGCTGGTTCTTGTACCTAGCTCCACCAGCATTCccatgcctccctccctccctgccaggGCTCCGCTGTGACCCCCACTTTGTGAGGGGAGGAGTGAGGAGCCAATCACCATGTAGCCAGGACCCTACCTGGGACGCCCCCAACCCATCAAGGGCAGCCACTCACCAGCAGAGCCGGTGTGTTGATATCCACAGGCTCAATAACAGTAAACACCTTCCTTGTCCGACGGGTAGGAACCCAGGGCCGGTGGAGGGTGGCTTTGATGCAGTATCTTACACTGCCGTGTTTGCCTTCAAAGGAAGTCACTAGCGTCCTGGGGGTGGACGGAAGGTCAGACCCAGAGACACCCAGGTTGGAGATCCCCAAAGGCTTTGGGGTATGAGAGACAAGAGACACTCTGGGGGGCCTCCCAGACAATCTTGGGTCTCAGTGGCCCCCGGATACCGAGCAGTGGAGTCCCAAACCTGGAAGGGGCTGCAGACTTAGGGACACTTACAGGCTCCCCCACAATCCTGCACCCCACTCGACTTACGGTGGCAGCTGGAAGCTGAATGGGAATTCATGACGCCCAGGAGGCAGCGTTGTGGTCTCTCCAGTGCCTGCAGATAGGAGTAAGAGGGGGCGGCTCAGTGGCTGCGAAGGGGCTCCCGGAGCACACAGCAAGCGCAGTGCAAGGGTCCCTCGGCTGGTACCTGGCGCGAGTAGCGTGGCACGGTGGCTCACAACCTCCACGCGCTCGCTGTAGCTCTGCGTGTACGCCGTGCTCGAGCCCGCGCTGCGAGACTCGGTCCAGTGCACATGGGCGCGACCCCGCGCGCGCAGCTTCAGGGAGCTCACTCGCGCCGGGCCCGCTAGCTCCAGAAGCACTCGGCCGGCCACCGCCTGGCCGCCGCTGAATACGGGCTCAGAGCCTGAGCTAGCACCATCCAGTAGCACCACGAATGCCTTCACCTTGTCGAACAGCATCGCCGCAGGGATACGAACTCGCGGCGAGCGGCCCCTGGCTTCGAACCCGCGGCGCGGCGGCTCTACAGCTGCAGCCTCAGGACGCGAGCCTACCAGGCGCGCGCAGGCGCACTCGAACGTCGGGACAGAGACTCCTCACGGCCTGCGCCGGCGCCGCATTTATAcggcgggaggggcggggcgagCTGTAGGTCCCGCCCCCGGAAGGGAATACGCCAATGGCGCGGTAAGAGGCGTGGTCTTGCCCAGGCTTGGAGCAAAATAACAAAAGCCCCGGCTTGCGGCTGGCGGCCTTCTACCCCTTGCTACCCTCTTGGACCCTGGGATGAGACAAGCATCACGGCACAGAACAAGTATCTCTCAGACTGCAGAGGTGAACAGGAAAAACCGAGGCCAGGTCACCTAGCAAGAGCGTTCTGCCGTCGGCTTAATCATCTACCGGCCGCCGCTTGCAGACGTGACTCGATGCATGTCCAGCCGGGGCTGGAGGGAACGGCCAGGTCCCTGAGAGTCTAGGACTAGCTACCTCCGGCCTCAGCTCGGCCCGCCCACCGCCTACCCCGTGcaatgggggagggaggaagaagtggCTGGGGCCTCCCAACACTGGGCGCCTGCTGCCCCCACCTATGACTTCAAACCCGCTCAGCTGGGTGACCTGGTTCAATGACATCTCGGAGCCtgagtttccacagtttgtagagCCAGAACAAAATCAGCCCCGACCTCAGAGAGCTGTGCATGAATCGCCGTGTAGCCCTATTCGACCCTCTCAGAGCCTCTCTCCGGACTCATCCACCCGCCCCTGACACACTGCGGCTCAGCGGCGCCTCAGCGCTTTTGCTCCACGTTCCTTTCCAAACTTTCAGCACCTGCCCTCTCCACCCCCATTCCCCACCCTCCCCGTCTCCGCAAACTTGTTTGCTCTTTTGACCCAGCTCTTCCCCTCACAGACAGAACCAAGTACCCGGGAAACTCATGGAGTCCCCGGGTTCAGGGCTGCGGTGTGCCTTTGGGATCTTAACCACCAAGTCGGAAGCTGCCAGTAAGCGATCTGCGAAGCGCCTGCGCCCTCTGGTGGCAGCGTCATACATTGCTGCTTGAACCCACTCCCTACcttgttcagtccctaaatcgtatccaactttttgccaccccatgaactgcaggacaccaggcttccctgtccttcactatttcccagagtttgctcaaactcatgtcatcaaaccatctcatcctctgttgcccccttttcctcctgccctcaacctttcccagcatcagggtcttttccagtgagttggcttttcccatcaagtggccagagtatcggagcttcagcatcagtccagggctgatttcctttaggaagtcCTAACACCCCCTACCTTGGCCATCCCTTCTGAGTCTGGCTCAGCCCGGCTGGAACCCCAGCTGAGGCCAAGACACCCCCAGTGGGAGGCGGCCATAACCAACACAACCAGTCAGTGATAGAGGTCAGGGCAAACCGGTAGAGAGCAGTAGAGGCTGTCCACTCAGTGATCAGCCTGGTGGAGGGCTCTGGGGCTGAAATAAGGCACTAGGACCTTCTCCCAGGGCCAAGTGAAGTCTAGAAAGAAGACAGGAGGCCACAGgcccaggaggaggcagggaatAGAGTGACCTTGGGGGGATGGGATGGCTCATACTTTCTTTTTGGTCACAcaagacttgtgggatcttagttttgtgaccaggtaccaggtattgaacccacgccccctgtggtggaagctcaagagttttaaccactggaccaccagggtaatCCTGGGAAGGTTCATTCTGAGCCAGTATCCTcagtccatttcacagatgggttCCCCCAGAGACCCAGAGAGGAGCAGGGACTCACCAGAAGTCACGCAGCAACTCTGCTTCACTCCTCCAATACCTTAAGGAAGCTACCAGTGAGTGGGAGCAGGAGCGCTGGAGGGTGAGACCAGCTCTGATTTCCCTGAGTCTCAAGGAAAGGGAAGTGCCTACAGGGCCCCTTCTTGCCTCATTCCATGCCAGCTATGCTTTGGTTTCCACAGCGCATCAGGCCAGAGCCTCTCACACCTGGCGGCTGTTTGGACAAAGTAGTAAGTCTGTAGGCAAAGCATCTAGTCTGTGCAGGGCCGGAAGTAAGGGTGCTGTGGGCAGGGAGCCAGATTTGAGCTGCATCCTGTTTCTACCCATCTTGCAGATGGGTATAGTGAGGTCTGCCTTCCCTGAAGAAGTGGCCAGGGCAGCCCAGAAAGGCCAACATGCTCCAGCCACACAGCAGGTGCTAGAGCACAGACTTACTCTTTCTGTCCCTGCCCTCCCCTACTTCTGCTCTCAACTGGCTGTATGGCCTAAGGGAGGAGCACCGAGGCTCAGAGCAAGCGGGGACATGTCCAAGACTCCTAATCTGATCTGACCCTACCCCAAGTCTTCATCCTGCCTGGGATGCATTCCTACCGCCTTACCTGCAAACACCACCAAAATCCCCAATCCAGCAAACAGCCCTTCATGTAAACACTGGTAAAGGGCGCTGGCCGGGGGTGAGATACGGGCCTTCTTTGGGAATCAGAGCCCCCAGGCCTGGGGCTAATGAGACACCCTGGAGTTTAGAGAGGAGGATCTCCTAGCTCCACCAAGGGGCCCCCTGAAACCAAGGGGGTCCTGTGGGGCTCCCAGGCACAGAGGCCTTTCTGACCCCATTTCTTGACTCCAGCCCCCATAACCTTTCCTGAGTTTCATAGGGTGGGTttgaacagttgctaatcaagggAGGAGCCAAGAAACCCCCTGAGACAAGATTACAGGGAACAGAGACGCTCATAAAGATTAGAAGACCGACCACCTGAGATGAGATTAAGGGCATGCAAGCCCTGCTCACACCTTAATGTTATCAAAGACCCCCAGTGTTGAGCCACTATTATAAAACCCCTCATCTAGTTTTCTGGGGTAGAGACATCGTTTTTCAAGGCAGAGCCAGGCAAAGCAGTAAAACTATACTTTTCCACTTCACCCAAAACTTCGTCCTGACTCCTTTGATTCCTCACTGCTGTATCGGGAGTGCAAGCGATTGCTAACACCTCCAGACTCCacatggggcggggcggggcggggtgggtggcTGAGGGGATGTCTCCACCGCACATCCTCTAGGTCAAGGGAGTCCTAGTGGGTAAGAGAGTCCCCCTCTTGAGAAGGGTTGCCAGCCCACACGGCCTCTAAAGAGCTTGGAAAGGGGCGCCCAGACCTGAGAAGAGGGGTCGGTGGCGGGGATCCTggctcgggggtggggggagatgagCGGCTCACCTCGGAGCAGCAGCTGCCGCCATCGCAGGTACGTCTCGGCGGCCACGTAGTCGCTGGAGATGGCATTGACACCCACGCTTCGGGCCTCGAGCCAGTGCGTGACCGCCCCGCCGCGCGCCGCCACCTCGAGCGCCAGCACCCGCAGCGGCGCCGCCACCTCCAGCAGCACCCGGCCGCACAGGCGCTCCCCGCCGCGGTACGCGTCGTCCGGGCCCCGCGCCAGCTCCAGCGCGAAGCTGCGCACGCCCCCCGGGCGCATGGCTGGGCCCAGGGCGCACGGCGGCGATGGTGTGCCGGCGCGGCTCCGCCCGGCGCGCTGCTGGGCAGCGTCTGCCGACCTCTCTGGTCTCAGGGCTGGTCTTCGCCGCGCCAGACGCCCCTCCCGAGCTTTCTCCTGCTTCTGCGAACTTGGGTGGATGCTGGCTGACTTCCTGGTCCTCCGTGTCCGCCCTCGTGACGCGCTCGGGCCTCCGGGAACGTGCCGCCCGCGTGTCCGCGCGTTTGACTTTGCTACCCCCCGGGGCGGGGCGGGTCCTGTTTTTGCAGGGTAGGCGCTGTTGAGTCAGAGGCGGGCGGGGGCGGATGTGGCTGGCGCGGAGCGGAGGCCACCCCCCGGATCTGTCTAGTGGGCTCATTCGTCCCCTACCCGGCACCTTTGGACCCAGCGcggccccagcctcctccctggccTTCCTGTCATCATCTGGTTTTCCCCAAACACGCAAAGCTCGGGTCTCGTTCTTGGCCTTTGCAACGGCAGTTGCTGCTAGGACCGCCCTTCTCCAGGTCTCCATgcccaaatgtcacctcctcgGAGACGTGCTCCGGACTTAATTCTTTGTGGCTCTGGCCGCTGTGTTTGTGACTGCTGTGTTCACTGTTGTGCTTCCTCCATCAGACTGGGTGTCCCCAAGAGTGAGCACTGTGCGGGGTTCAGCACCTGCtctcacagaagaggaaactgaggccccccACAGGGGCAGTCGCTGTCCAGAGGCATCCAGAGGCACCCAGCGGCGGCTGACTCAGAACTCGAACCCATGTCTGACCTCAGCCCACCGACACCTCCCCAGGGCCTTCTTGTTCTTGTGTCCCACCTATCACCCCCAGGCAGGTGGCCCACGGCTCTATCAGAGGCTGCCAGAGCCTGGGCTCTCAGCTGGATCCAGAGTAGCCTCCTTCTCCACAGGGCCCAGCATCTGCCAAGAGCCTGCCTCCCCACCTGACTCCAGCACTCTGAGCCCAAGGCCTGGAAGGACCTTTCTGATTCTACTTGTCTGAGACCTTCCCCTCCATTCTGCCCCAGAGAGGCCTCTCTAAACCCAGGATCACAGCAGTCCCCTCCCCATGGAGTGACCTCCACTGAGTCCATTCTTCCCCTTGGCCTATGGATCCCTGAATTTAAATCCTGGCTCACCCCTCTTCACTCTGGCCCCAGGCAGATGGTTTCATTTCTCTGTGTCTCCCCATCCTACCCTGGTCAGGTTCTGGTGAAGAGTTGTCATTATATTGGCTgtatacagcaggtgctcaatccATGTTCATCAAAAACAGAATGGCCCTCCTCACTCATGTCACTTCCCGCTCTGGACCGTGACCTACAGTCCCACTGGAGCCTGACCCCTACAAGGTGCTCTGGCAAAGCGAGCTGGAGGGACGTCCTGACCTACGtcccctgctctctgcagggTCCCTCTCTTGGTACCAAGTGGGACTTGTGCAGATGTCCTCAGGGAGGTGTGGAGTTCAGGCCTGGAAGAGCACTAGGCTAGGATGGGACGGGCTCACCTTGACCCCCACATCCGGTCTGGAATCCCCAGGGCCCTGGTGTCCACGTCCCATGTTGCGATACGAGTGTCCACCAGCCACACACAACAGGCAGCAAGTGGGCTGGTCCTGCTTTATTTGGAACTGGCAAGGACCCCTCTCCTGGCTGCCCCACACCCACCCGGGGCCTGGAGAGAGCCGAGGGCAGGGAGGGGCGTGCCGTGGGAATCGGGGGACCAGAGGAAGCTCCAAGCTCCCCCAGCTCCCATCAGGGAGGAAGCAGACCTGCCCTCGCCTGCCGTCTGGCCCTACTCTCTGCCCGAACAGTCTGGGTGGGGTGCAGTGGTTCGGGCCCCAGTCCACTCAGCCCAACTCAGCTTCGGCTCCTTGAACTCCAAGAGGCGCCACTGTACAGGGCTTCTTGGATGGCGTGGAAGTGGCGGCCACACGATGGCCAAAATTGAGGGGTCCGGTGGCAGGCAGGGCTGTCACCCGCAGTCTGAAGGGGCCACGGGTGGCCACCAGTGTGGGGGACTCCGAGCCACCTGGTCTAGGGGGCCGGAGCCAGGCcagggaggcagggcaggtgggggtgggtgtaTGGCTTGGGCGATGAGGCCAGGCAGGGCCTGCAGGGAGGTGCCCAACGCATCCAGGCGGCTTTCAAGGGCAGCCAGGCGGGCCTCAAGCTCCTCGTGCTGGGCGTGCAGCTCGGACATGAGGTCGTACATGACATTCTGGGTCTGCCGGACAGAGAGgcgggagagagaggagaaaccAGGTGAGCGAGAGGGAGGGATGGGCACAGAGAGACGGCAGGGCAGCCCCGGTTGGGTGGTGACCCACTAATTGGACCCAGCCCAGCCGAAGGTCTCCTGGGTGGACCCCAGGGAGTGGTGGGAGAACAGGTGAGGCGAGACACAGGTCTTGAATGCCAGGCTTGGGCCCAGCAGTCCAGGGGAAGGTCAAGGGGGCTCCTGGGGCCCAGTGGGTGTGACCAGAGTTGCTCTGAGGGCATGAACTAGCCACATGGTGCATAAAATCAGAGGATGGTCTGGGGTGATTCTGGACTGCCATTGCTCCAGGCTGGGAACATGGTCGAGGGGGAGGAGGCTAGCTTGTGAACTGTCCCCCGCTTCCCACATTAGACTGGGGGGGATGGGGGTCTTGGGGGAGAGGTGACCGTGCCAAGAATCACAACAGTCACTGTTACAGCAGGTGGTGGGGTGTCCCTGCCACCTCGACTGCTTCTCACAACCCAGCAAGCAGGGGTGTCCAACCAGATGAGCGGGGGAGTTGTAGGGGGGGGAGGCGGGACACACACGGACAGCCCTCGGTGCAGATGTTGCTGTAgccaccaggtggcgctagacCGTGGTCTAGCGTGGTCCATTCTCAGCCCAGCTCTCTGCCGACTAGACCTTGTGTCCCGGTACCCACCCGCCCTCCCCCTCCGGGGGCGGTCCGCAGCTCACCACCCATTCTGGCCTCAGGCTTGTGGCACCCCACCCTCCCTCGCCATGCTCTGGCTTTGTGGGAGGGAGACTGGTCATCCACACCACAGCTCCTTTCTGCACCCGCCCCGAATCTTTACCTGGGCCTGCCTTCCACCCTTTCCTCTTACTGGTAAACAAATCCCATCCCAGGGTGAACAAATGCCTCTGGGGCCCTCCTAGGGCCACAGACCCTCATCCCAGTCTGCCTCAAGGGACCACACAGTCCCCAAGGCCAGGGAGTAACATCTGGAAGCATCCAGCCcttggattggagaaggaaatggcaatccattcaggtattcttgcctggagaattctgtggacagaggaggctggcaggctgcagtccgtggagtcacaaagagttggacacgactgagcaactgaacaaacagcCACTGGATGGTTCTTTTTGGCCCTCTCTGAGGTTTAagtttttattagaatatatattttgttttcgtTGGAGAGATACAAATTAAATCAGCAACCTTGGAAAGCATTAAAATTTAATACTGGAAAACATTTTAacctcattaaattaaaaaaaaaattagaaaccatATCATCTAATCCAGTGAAAGACTTACTTCAAAGAAACCTTCCTTAAATGTATTTTGAGAGGAGCATACTGCTGTAATTACAGGTTTAAATAACTTTTAGCAATTCACATTTTAATCATCTATACTCATGAAGTAAGGATGATAATGGATAATCCAGACTATAATATACCTGAGTTTTTCAAAggcatttaatatatatatttggagcTGTTATCTCATTTGCATCAAATTAATTGGCCAAGGACTTCTATATGCTCTTCGGATTATGTTCTTTCTACTACCAACCGAATGATTTCTTCAGGCTTCTAGAATGTTTTTTCCTCTGTAACACTCCCTTCCAAATTAAGTTTATGTAGGTTAGTATTAAATTAAATtgcattcttgttttcttttggccATAATGCACGGCTTGCATGATCTCAGGGGgtacagcagtgaaagcctggaatcctaccCATAGGCTACTAGGGAACTCCCTTAAATTGCATTCGCTTGCTAATGATGAAGAGAGTGAGTTCAAAATGTGATGAGTATGACTAGCAAAATAGAAGAGGACTTCACATTTTCTAAGGATAATATTAAATCAGGCTCAGATCTATTAACTGATTAGGAGATGGAGTCAATTGGCAAAGTTCACACGTGAACGATCTGTGAAAGGGCAGATGGGAGTTGAGAAGAGCGTGACAAATATTCTAAGAGCTTGCCCAACTGAAGTTGAGTCAGCTGACATATCTTCTAATGGATGAATACAAAGCAAGAAATCGGAAGGGACCTGACGTTAGAACTACCAACCAGATCCATGTCTAACACAAAGTGGCCTTACAGAGCTCTGGCGACCAACTTTAATCTCCTCAAAGATATTTAATTGCTATACAAATAAGCTTTCTCCTGAGGCTCTGCTCTCTTGCTTAtgtagtcgccaagtcatgtctgactctttgcgactgcatggcctgtagtctgccaggctcgtctgtccatgggattctccaggcaagaatgctagagtgggtatccatttccttctctgggggatcttcctg
Proteins encoded in this window:
- the ARRDC2 gene encoding arrestin domain-containing protein 2 isoform X3; amino-acid sequence: MLFDKVKAFVVLLDGASSGSEPVFSGGQAVAGRVLLELAGPARVSSLKLRARGRAHVHWTESRSAGSSTAYTQSYSERVEVVSHRATLLAPGTGETTTLPPGRHEFPFSFQLPPTLVTSFEGKHGSVRYCIKATLHRPWVPTRRTRKVFTVIEPVDINTPALLAPQAGAREKIARSWYSNRGLVSLSAKIDRKGYTPGEVIPVFAEIDNGSTRPVLPRAAVIQTQTFMARGARKQKRAVVASLSGEPVGPGRRALWQGRALRIPPVGPSILHCRVLHVDYALKVEYPQRPGWLHLLGEMEGRRKRGRQRMRWSDDVTDSMDMSLSKLREMVKDWEAWPAAAPGVTELDTA
- the ARRDC2 gene encoding arrestin domain-containing protein 2 isoform X1; its protein translation is MLFDKVKAFVVLLDGASSGSEPVFSGGQAVAGRVLLELAGPARVSSLKLRARGRAHVHWTESRSAGSSTAYTQSYSERVEVVSHRATLLAPGTGETTTLPPGRHEFPFSFQLPPTLVTSFEGKHGSVRYCIKATLHRPWVPTRRTRKVFTVIEPVDINTPALLAPQAGAREKIARSWYSNRGLVSLSAKIDRKGYTPGEVIPVFAEIDNGSTRPVLPRAAVIQTQTFMARGARKQKRAVVASLSGEPVGPGRRALWQGRALRIPPVGPSILHCRVLHVDYALKVCVDIPGSSKLLLELPLVIGTIPLHPFGSRSSSVGSHASFLMDWGLGVLPERPEAPPEYSEVVPDEEVAAMEQSLLPLLQDPDVSMEGPFFAYIEEFRFRPPPLYSEEDPNPPSEARRPRCMTC
- the ARRDC2 gene encoding arrestin domain-containing protein 2 isoform X2, with product MRPGGVRSFALELARGPDDAYRGGERLCGRVLLEVAAPLRVLALEVAARGGAVTHWLEARSVGVNAISSDYVAAETYLRWRQLLLRGTGETTTLPPGRHEFPFSFQLPPTLVTSFEGKHGSVRYCIKATLHRPWVPTRRTRKVFTVIEPVDINTPALLAPQAGAREKIARSWYSNRGLVSLSAKIDRKGYTPGEVIPVFAEIDNGSTRPVLPRAAVIQTQTFMARGARKQKRAVVASLSGEPVGPGRRALWQGRALRIPPVGPSILHCRVLHVDYALKVCVDIPGSSKLLLELPLVIGTIPLHPFGSRSSSVGSHASFLMDWGLGVLPERPEAPPEYSEVVPDEEVAAMEQSLLPLLQDPDVSMEGPFFAYIEEFRFRPPPLYSEEDPNPPSEARRPRCMTC